In Methylotenera sp. L2L1, the following proteins share a genomic window:
- a CDS encoding methyl-accepting chemotaxis protein, with protein sequence MKENITLTQSEREINASASMVLKTDLEGKITYINRDFTEISGFTEQDLIGKKQNIIHHPDMPSEVLTDIWMTLQAKKPWIGVELGLCKNGDHFWVYSCVTAVREKGVVVGYISVSKKASQEQIEKAREHYRAIKHEERWYTAIFRKIKEFSNRITISNKIACIFIMVSLTTSMLGFSGVSGIKESNNGLENVYKNRVLPLKQLKIINDMYSTNIVSTAQKLQRGIITSSEAAANVDQALSTLEKQWKEYLASPHDAMESKLANDIQPLFDTALESAVLLQGIIRSDDIERLMTFNTSDVYKAIDPLTESLNQLINLHYAGVATEYETTQLNYIKHRNYAIAFIIVALMICGLLGFNLNRSIIPRLRAIGSNLRESAEEMNNNLVPRSVQRDELTDVVDAYHALKTRLDVDHTETVSSIHRIKSTLDQASIAVTLSNQDNRLIYMNNAAQTLFDKMSAGIKKHHPDFTSAAAMMGERLDQYLENDTDREQFNNEINTQKLIDTTMADHHLQLVINDVYDESDGYALGRMTQWNDRTAEIVAEKNVAELIQQAVAGNLNKRIDTNTLPNGVIKDISSGINELLDAIITPLTMAANYVDNLSKGVIPDEITDGYHGDFNIIKNNLNACGFAIKALVADASLLAANAEAGALTTRADSAKHFGEYRKVIEGLNATLDAIVTPLNIAANHLDYIARGEIPEKITANFNGDFNHIKDNLNTCITSINALVSDVNTLSNAAHGGRVSVRVDASTHLGDFRRIVEGVNETLEMIVGPIAAVKTSVETINTAAAEITSGNNDLSARTEKQAASLEETAASMEELASTVKQNADNAKRANQLALNASGVAIKGGVVVSDAVVTMTAINESARKIEDIISVIDSIAFQTNILALNAAVEAARAGEQGRGFAVVAGEVRSLAQRSAGAAKEIKALINDSVSKTYEGTKQVENAGKTMEEVVASVKQVADIISEIAAASVEQSTGIDQVNAAMTSMDEVTQQNASLVEEATAAAQSLLEQASALADAVGVFKLDEQHQTHTDNVIRMHPITKLTVASNQKQLNKIRAADYSNGHWDSF encoded by the coding sequence ATGAAAGAAAACATCACATTAACGCAAAGTGAACGTGAGATTAATGCGTCAGCTTCCATGGTCTTAAAAACTGATTTAGAAGGAAAAATAACTTACATCAATCGCGACTTTACGGAAATTAGCGGCTTTACTGAGCAAGACTTAATTGGTAAAAAACAGAATATTATCCATCACCCAGACATGCCGTCAGAGGTGCTCACAGACATTTGGATGACACTTCAAGCTAAAAAACCTTGGATTGGTGTAGAACTAGGGCTCTGTAAAAATGGTGATCATTTTTGGGTTTACTCCTGCGTAACGGCTGTGCGTGAAAAAGGAGTCGTAGTTGGTTACATTTCTGTCAGCAAAAAAGCGAGCCAAGAGCAGATTGAGAAAGCTCGCGAACATTACCGAGCAATCAAACATGAAGAGCGCTGGTATACCGCAATATTTAGAAAAATTAAAGAGTTCAGCAACCGTATAACAATCAGCAATAAAATTGCATGCATCTTTATCATGGTCTCCTTAACGACATCAATGCTTGGTTTTAGCGGCGTATCCGGCATTAAAGAAAGCAACAATGGGTTAGAAAATGTTTACAAAAACAGGGTCTTACCATTGAAGCAATTAAAAATCATCAATGACATGTACAGCACTAATATTGTCAGTACTGCTCAAAAACTGCAGAGAGGCATCATCACCTCCAGCGAGGCTGCCGCTAATGTTGATCAAGCATTATCAACATTAGAAAAACAGTGGAAAGAATATCTGGCCAGCCCCCATGATGCAATGGAGTCAAAATTAGCAAACGATATTCAACCATTATTTGATACCGCCTTAGAGTCGGCTGTGTTACTACAAGGAATTATTCGTAGTGATGATATTGAACGGCTGATGACGTTTAATACTTCTGATGTCTACAAAGCGATTGACCCACTAACAGAAAGCCTTAACCAACTGATTAATCTGCATTATGCTGGTGTTGCCACTGAATATGAAACCACACAACTCAACTACATAAAACATAGAAACTACGCGATTGCATTTATTATTGTCGCGCTGATGATATGCGGGCTACTTGGCTTTAACCTAAACCGCTCTATCATTCCACGCTTACGTGCTATCGGCAGCAATTTGCGAGAAAGTGCTGAGGAAATGAATAACAATCTCGTACCTAGATCAGTGCAGAGAGATGAATTAACCGATGTAGTTGACGCTTACCATGCACTTAAAACTAGGCTAGATGTTGACCATACAGAAACCGTCAGCAGCATCCATCGGATTAAATCCACGCTAGACCAAGCTTCCATCGCCGTTACATTGTCAAATCAAGACAATCGTCTCATTTATATGAATAATGCCGCACAGACACTATTTGACAAGATGAGTGCAGGTATTAAAAAACATCATCCAGATTTCACATCAGCAGCAGCGATGATGGGCGAGCGCCTAGACCAATATTTGGAAAACGATACTGATCGTGAGCAATTTAACAACGAAATTAATACACAAAAGTTGATAGATACAACGATGGCAGACCACCACCTACAATTGGTGATTAACGATGTATATGATGAGTCCGATGGTTATGCATTAGGTAGAATGACCCAATGGAACGATCGCACTGCTGAAATCGTTGCGGAAAAAAATGTAGCTGAGCTTATCCAGCAAGCCGTCGCGGGCAACCTCAACAAACGAATTGACACCAACACCCTACCTAATGGCGTGATTAAAGACATCAGCAGCGGCATTAATGAGCTATTAGATGCCATCATCACACCGCTCACCATGGCTGCGAACTATGTGGATAACCTCTCAAAAGGCGTCATTCCTGACGAAATTACCGATGGCTACCACGGTGACTTTAATATCATCAAAAACAATCTCAATGCCTGCGGGTTTGCCATTAAAGCACTGGTTGCTGATGCTAGCCTGCTGGCAGCAAATGCAGAAGCTGGCGCCCTAACAACGCGTGCAGATAGCGCTAAACATTTTGGTGAATATCGTAAAGTGATTGAAGGTCTTAACGCAACACTAGACGCTATTGTGACGCCGCTTAATATAGCGGCCAATCACTTAGATTACATAGCACGTGGGGAAATTCCAGAAAAAATCACGGCAAACTTTAATGGCGATTTTAATCACATTAAAGACAATCTCAACACCTGCATTACCTCCATCAACGCCTTAGTCAGTGATGTCAATACACTGTCCAACGCAGCGCATGGTGGCAGAGTCTCTGTGCGTGTTGATGCAAGCACGCATTTAGGAGATTTTAGAAGAATTGTTGAAGGCGTTAACGAAACATTAGAGATGATTGTTGGCCCTATTGCCGCCGTAAAAACATCGGTAGAAACCATCAATACCGCAGCAGCAGAAATCACATCAGGCAATAACGACCTATCTGCACGTACTGAAAAACAAGCCGCAAGCCTAGAAGAAACTGCAGCCAGCATGGAAGAGTTAGCCTCAACCGTTAAACAAAATGCGGATAACGCAAAACGCGCCAACCAATTAGCACTCAATGCCTCAGGCGTTGCCATCAAAGGTGGTGTGGTCGTTTCAGATGCGGTAGTGACCATGACGGCGATTAACGAAAGTGCGCGGAAAATTGAAGACATTATCAGCGTGATTGATAGCATTGCGTTCCAGACCAACATTCTTGCCCTCAATGCTGCGGTTGAAGCAGCACGAGCTGGCGAGCAAGGCCGTGGCTTTGCAGTGGTTGCAGGGGAAGTAAGAAGCTTGGCTCAGCGTTCAGCTGGCGCAGCTAAAGAAATAAAAGCACTTATTAATGACTCTGTGAGTAAAACCTACGAAGGAACAAAACAGGTTGAAAACGCAGGTAAAACTATGGAGGAAGTCGTAGCCTCAGTTAAACAGGTTGCAGACATCATTAGTGAAATCGCCGCCGCATCTGTAGAACAAAGTACAGGAATAGACCAAGTCAACGCAGCCATGACTAGCATGGATGAAGTAACGCAACAAAATGCATCACTTGTGGAAGAAGCCACCGCTGCCGCACAATCACTATTAGAACAGGCTAGTGCGTTGGCTGATGCAGTCGGTGTATTTAAACTAGATGAACAGCATCAAACACATACTGACAATGTGATTAGAATGCACCCCATCACAAAACTAACAGTGGCTAGCAACCAGAAGCAACTAAATAAAATCAGGGCTGCTGATTATAGCAATGGCCATTGGGATAGTTTTTAA
- a CDS encoding site-specific recombinase — protein sequence MNNKENNHSNLMEQVFEQYAQHDDAPRLIADLVAQVRPAKPEQTDSAVKSIQALCYLLSTDAEKARQLRGAILLLLSAYNPLSLFLIARHSVFTGFFSEMRRRISHKILPEAIDGAYLVDLFAVFFTKTTDELWVNAVPDDVWSQLIKVLRFDLADKALSLSCQQNLFAASQVLSYRTAALGLEPELLRNYPELEQHSSPFVMQQAELAEFMGAQDMDDTHTDIKHILVMLDQCKAIVAKVRRNSALTGTSIHLTQLLQRILKQIERLEELLSILHCFQHGQSADAVIVKLFKDLVYSECHKNDLHEYWQESMEVMAVRVTENASRAGEHYITENRSEYFALMRSAMGAGVIIAMMAMFKIVLAKQHFAPLAEAIFFSLNYGIGFMLIHILHFTVATKQPAMTAAAIAATIDNASDGKTKDMHNLVTTVTNTMRSQAVAIFGNVVVAIPVAMLLSWAVLYLSGQHFVTPEKAHQLLSDIHPVTSGAFFYAAIAGVCLFLSGLIAGYHDNLAVYNKIPQRLKAIKWLQRFLGVERLARVAHYVEHNLGALAGNFYFGCLLGGMGSVGVLLGLPIDIRHISFSSAFVGFASFSLDFMLTWQAAVYAALGLALIGLGNLIVSFSLALYVAMKSRKVRFNDWRLLLRNLASRLNQHPAEFIFPPKALTKQPEPEA from the coding sequence CAGAAAAAGCGCGCCAGCTTAGAGGTGCTATTTTATTATTGTTAAGCGCTTACAACCCTCTCTCGCTGTTTTTAATTGCACGCCACTCGGTATTTACTGGCTTTTTCTCTGAGATGCGGAGAAGAATCTCGCATAAGATTTTACCAGAAGCAATAGACGGTGCTTACTTAGTTGATTTGTTTGCGGTCTTTTTTACCAAGACGACTGATGAGTTATGGGTGAATGCAGTGCCAGATGATGTATGGTCGCAGTTGATTAAAGTATTGCGGTTTGATTTGGCAGATAAAGCGTTGAGTTTGTCTTGCCAGCAAAATTTGTTTGCGGCTTCGCAAGTGCTTTCCTATCGCACCGCTGCACTTGGATTAGAGCCAGAGTTGTTGCGAAACTACCCTGAGCTAGAGCAACATAGTTCGCCATTTGTGATGCAACAGGCTGAGTTGGCTGAGTTTATGGGCGCACAGGATATGGATGATACGCATACCGATATTAAGCATATTCTGGTGATGCTGGATCAATGCAAGGCGATTGTTGCAAAAGTCCGAAGGAATAGTGCACTCACAGGGACGAGTATTCACTTAACACAGTTGTTACAGCGCATACTCAAGCAGATTGAACGTTTAGAAGAGTTACTCAGTATTCTGCACTGCTTTCAGCATGGTCAATCGGCAGATGCAGTGATTGTGAAGTTATTTAAAGACTTGGTTTACAGCGAGTGCCATAAGAATGACCTGCATGAGTATTGGCAGGAAAGCATGGAGGTGATGGCGGTTCGCGTGACTGAAAACGCAAGCCGTGCTGGTGAACATTACATTACAGAAAATCGCAGTGAGTACTTTGCACTCATGCGCTCGGCAATGGGGGCGGGGGTGATTATTGCGATGATGGCAATGTTTAAAATTGTGTTGGCCAAACAGCATTTTGCACCGTTAGCTGAGGCTATTTTCTTTAGTTTGAATTATGGTATCGGTTTTATGCTGATTCATATATTGCACTTTACGGTGGCAACTAAGCAGCCAGCGATGACGGCCGCTGCTATTGCCGCCACTATCGATAATGCTTCTGATGGTAAAACTAAAGATATGCATAATTTAGTGACCACCGTGACCAATACAATGCGTAGCCAAGCAGTCGCCATTTTTGGCAACGTGGTCGTGGCGATTCCGGTCGCGATGCTATTGTCTTGGGCTGTACTTTATTTATCTGGGCAACACTTTGTGACCCCAGAAAAGGCTCATCAATTGTTGAGCGATATTCATCCTGTCACCAGTGGTGCATTCTTTTATGCTGCTATTGCGGGTGTCTGTTTGTTTTTATCAGGCTTGATTGCTGGCTATCATGATAATTTGGCGGTGTACAACAAGATTCCTCAGCGTTTAAAAGCCATTAAGTGGCTACAGCGATTTTTGGGGGTGGAGCGCTTAGCGCGTGTTGCACATTATGTTGAGCACAACTTAGGTGCACTGGCAGGTAATTTCTATTTTGGATGCCTACTCGGTGGGATGGGGTCTGTCGGGGTGTTGTTAGGGTTGCCGATTGATATTAGGCACATTTCATTTTCTTCTGCCTTTGTGGGGTTTGCCAGTTTTAGTTTAGATTTTATGCTGACATGGCAGGCTGCTGTTTACGCTGCGTTGGGGTTAGCCTTAATTGGCCTAGGTAACTTGATAGTAAGTTTTAGCTTAGCGCTTTATGTGGCAATGAAATCTAGAAAGGTACGATTTAATGACTGGCGCTTACTGCTACGTAATTTAGCTAGCCGCCTCAATCAGCATCCTGCTGAGTTTATATTCCCGCCAAAAGCATTAACGAAGCAGCCTGAACCAGAAGCTTAA
- the mutS gene encoding DNA mismatch repair protein MutS: MTIAPSSNVSSSLAPNESHTPMMRQYLGLKAQHPDMLLFYRMGDFYELFFEDAEKASRLLGITLTHRGSSNGQPIKMAGVPYHAAEQYLAKLAKMGEAVAICEQVGDPATSKGPVAREVARILTPGTLTDAALLDESRDNQLLSIFQANGVVGLARLNLASGSFILSEIAVGLLAQEVERIAPSEILLSDDFQHGSLNASKVAKRRLSAWQFDFDSAFSTLTKQFNTYDLNGFGCADMYPAICAAGALLDYVKHTQRTTLPHINALSVEATSAYLQLDAATRRNLEIDLTLRGEASPTLYSLLNTTQTAMGARLLRHWLHHPLQDRNLVMKRHEAVADLMQTNQHLSLRQTLKSVADIERITARVALKTARPRDLSGLAVSLQQLPLLQAQLNQQSASLLQTLASNLTPPATVLNLLITAIKAEPSVVLREGSVIADGYDAELDELRAIQTNHGEFLLRFEAAEKERTGISNLKVEYNSVHGFYIEMSRTQAESAPAEYRRRQTLKNVERFITPELKAFEDKVLSANDRALAREKMLYEQVLVELGQFISALQTNAGAVASLDVLCCFTERAISLNYVAPTFTTEAGLEVVNGRHPVVEQISMQSSGQPFIANDVSLNPYRQLLLITGPNMGGKSTFMRQTALIVLLAYCGCYVPATSVKIGEIDRIMTRIGASDDLAGGRSTFMVEMTETANILHNATDKSLVLLDEIGRGTSTFDGLSLAWAVAKQLLEKNRAYTLFATHYFELTRIVDEFKYAANVHLDAVEHGNNIVFMHKVEEGAANQSYGLQVAQLAGIPKPVISAAKRKLAQLELNQVVNQDATAVPQVDMFMMNEQVEDIPLHPVLTELESLQVDDLTPKQALDMLYRLKAAVNQL; encoded by the coding sequence ATGACTATCGCGCCATCTTCCAATGTTTCTAGTTCTTTAGCACCCAACGAAAGCCACACGCCCATGATGCGTCAGTACCTTGGCTTAAAGGCGCAGCACCCTGATATGTTGTTGTTTTATCGCATGGGCGATTTTTACGAACTGTTTTTTGAAGATGCTGAAAAAGCCTCTAGATTACTTGGCATCACTCTAACGCATCGCGGCAGCAGCAATGGTCAGCCCATTAAAATGGCAGGGGTGCCTTATCACGCAGCCGAGCAGTATTTAGCCAAACTTGCCAAAATGGGCGAGGCCGTCGCTATCTGTGAGCAAGTGGGTGACCCAGCAACCAGTAAAGGCCCTGTAGCACGTGAAGTGGCCCGTATTCTCACGCCTGGTACACTCACCGATGCCGCATTGTTAGATGAGTCTCGTGATAACCAATTGCTTAGTATTTTTCAGGCGAATGGGGTTGTTGGCCTTGCGCGATTGAATTTAGCATCCGGTAGTTTCATCCTTAGTGAAATTGCTGTGGGGCTATTGGCACAAGAGGTGGAGCGTATTGCACCTAGTGAAATATTGCTTTCAGATGACTTTCAACACGGCTCGCTAAACGCCAGTAAAGTGGCTAAACGACGCTTAAGTGCATGGCAGTTTGATTTTGATAGTGCATTTAGTACGCTGACTAAACAGTTTAATACGTATGATCTGAATGGTTTCGGTTGTGCCGATATGTACCCTGCAATTTGTGCGGCAGGTGCTTTGCTCGATTATGTGAAGCATACACAACGCACCACCTTGCCACATATTAATGCCTTAAGTGTAGAAGCGACCAGTGCCTATTTACAGCTTGATGCCGCAACCAGACGTAATCTTGAAATTGATTTGACCTTGCGCGGTGAGGCTAGCCCTACGCTTTACTCCTTGCTTAATACCACGCAAACCGCAATGGGTGCACGTTTGCTACGGCATTGGCTGCACCATCCCTTGCAAGACCGCAACCTAGTGATGAAGCGCCATGAGGCGGTTGCAGACCTGATGCAAACTAACCAACACTTGAGTTTACGGCAGACCTTAAAGTCTGTGGCGGATATTGAGCGTATCACTGCGCGCGTTGCCCTTAAAACAGCACGCCCAAGAGATTTATCTGGCCTAGCCGTGAGCCTGCAGCAGTTGCCTTTGTTGCAAGCACAACTTAATCAGCAATCGGCTAGTTTATTGCAGACCTTGGCTAGCAACCTAACACCGCCAGCTACGGTATTAAACTTGCTCATCACTGCTATTAAAGCGGAGCCTAGTGTCGTGCTCCGTGAGGGCAGTGTGATCGCGGATGGCTATGATGCGGAGCTGGATGAGCTGCGTGCGATACAAACCAATCATGGTGAGTTCTTATTACGATTTGAAGCGGCAGAAAAAGAGCGGACTGGTATTAGCAACCTCAAGGTGGAATATAACAGCGTACATGGTTTCTATATTGAAATGAGCCGCACGCAGGCAGAGAGTGCACCTGCAGAATATAGACGCCGCCAAACCCTTAAGAATGTAGAGCGGTTTATTACCCCTGAACTCAAAGCGTTTGAAGATAAAGTGCTCAGTGCGAATGATCGCGCTTTAGCCCGTGAAAAAATGCTATACGAGCAAGTGTTAGTTGAACTTGGCCAATTTATTTCTGCACTACAAACCAATGCAGGGGCTGTGGCTAGTTTAGACGTGCTGTGTTGTTTTACTGAGCGCGCCATCAGTTTAAATTATGTCGCGCCTACATTTACAACAGAGGCTGGGTTAGAGGTCGTGAACGGCCGTCACCCTGTTGTTGAGCAGATTTCTATGCAATCATCAGGGCAGCCTTTTATTGCCAATGATGTGTCGCTTAACCCTTATCGTCAACTGTTGCTGATTACAGGGCCGAATATGGGTGGTAAATCGACCTTTATGCGGCAAACCGCATTGATTGTGTTGCTGGCATATTGTGGCTGTTATGTGCCGGCGACGAGCGTAAAGATTGGTGAGATTGATCGCATCATGACACGAATTGGTGCATCGGATGACTTAGCGGGTGGACGTTCAACTTTTATGGTGGAAATGACCGAAACCGCCAATATCCTGCACAACGCTACCGATAAGAGCCTAGTGCTGTTGGATGAAATTGGACGTGGAACCTCTACGTTTGACGGTTTAAGCTTAGCTTGGGCAGTTGCCAAACAGTTGTTAGAGAAAAACCGCGCTTATACTTTGTTTGCTACGCATTACTTTGAGCTGACGCGTATTGTGGATGAGTTTAAATATGCCGCCAATGTGCATTTAGATGCGGTTGAGCATGGTAACAACATTGTCTTTATGCACAAAGTTGAAGAGGGTGCGGCTAACCAAAGTTACGGTCTGCAAGTGGCGCAACTTGCAGGGATTCCTAAGCCCGTTATTAGTGCAGCAAAAAGAAAATTAGCGCAATTAGAGCTAAATCAGGTAGTTAATCAAGATGCAACGGCAGTGCCGCAAGTCGATATGTTCATGATGAATGAGCAAGTCGAGGACATTCCATTACACCCAGTGCTCACTGAATTAGAATCACTGCAAGTGGATGATCTCACGCCTAAGCAGGCTTTAGATATGCTTTACAGGCTAAAGGCGGCTGTCAATCAATTGTAA
- a CDS encoding ANTAR domain-containing response regulator codes for MIVDNNLERVKPLKQSLLDNGYDVIAHLRDTINLNDACSKLQPDVVVIDTDSPSRDTLEHICVMTMNDPRPVMMFTHDGDKEQIKLATQAGVCAYVVGTLPNERLQPVIDAAVARFEEFKNLRVALQEANTKLSERKVIERAKGLIMKQRNVDENEAYSMLRKMAMEKHTRIGALAEQIVEAAQLLL; via the coding sequence ATGATTGTTGATAATAATTTGGAGCGTGTTAAACCACTCAAGCAGTCCTTGCTTGATAACGGTTACGACGTCATCGCCCATTTAAGAGATACCATCAATTTAAATGATGCATGCAGTAAGTTGCAACCAGACGTAGTGGTGATCGATACAGATTCACCTAGTCGCGACACATTGGAGCATATCTGTGTCATGACGATGAATGATCCGCGTCCAGTGATGATGTTTACCCATGATGGCGATAAAGAGCAGATTAAATTAGCAACGCAGGCCGGTGTGTGTGCTTATGTGGTGGGAACTTTACCTAATGAGCGCCTGCAACCAGTGATTGATGCTGCGGTTGCCAGATTTGAAGAATTTAAGAATTTACGTGTTGCCTTGCAAGAGGCAAATACCAAGCTAAGCGAGCGCAAAGTAATTGAACGTGCAAAAGGTTTGATTATGAAACAGCGCAATGTGGATGAAAATGAAGCCTATAGCATGTTAAGAAAGATGGCGATGGAAAAACATACGCGCATCGGTGCTTTGGCAGAACAAATTGTTGAAGCAGCACAGTTGCTACTTTAG
- a CDS encoding GGDEF domain-containing protein: MSTVNDTACSHEAACLHLHDIIQGKQLTAVFQPILDMQQSKFIGYEGLIRGPVNSVLHSPIALFGMARKCDLVAELEYLARRTVLESFARLKLPGKIFLNISPDILLQKYSKSGETLKYIEALGLQPNQVIIELTENAQTLDYQLMRDATHHYRNMGFEIAIDDLGEGFSGLRLWSEIRPDYVKIDKHFTQNIHLDPVKQQFARSIQEIAAKSGAKVIAEGIETHEQLMAIRDLGIAYSQGYHIARPHAEPLHEASSDVTHQLVRFEVERENLLQNRATVEKLLKHVLPVGPTYHNEDVFKMFDENTELYSIPVVLDGKPVGLINRSVMINDYARPFRRELYGQRPCEMMMDQSAIIVDKDTSLKELSNLILQSKPHHLSAGFIITENAQYIGMASGHDLLRLITKMQIDTARYANPLTLLPGNVPISEQIDSLLQSGTQFVACYCDLDHFKPFNDVYGYKKGDEVIQKTGQLLSEACGPYDFVGHIGGDDFIVLFQSRNWENRCNTLLSLIANTFPSFYSTHDQLNGGITTQDRQGEQRFHPFISLSIGALIVDSTLYHSHHEVSTACVNAKKQAKAIAGNSLFIERRSPHESIVEKAA, translated from the coding sequence ATGAGTACAGTGAATGACACAGCATGCTCTCATGAGGCCGCGTGCCTACATCTACATGACATTATTCAAGGCAAGCAACTCACGGCTGTTTTCCAACCAATACTCGATATGCAACAAAGCAAGTTTATTGGCTATGAAGGCTTAATCAGAGGCCCAGTCAATAGCGTGCTTCACTCACCAATAGCATTGTTTGGAATGGCGAGAAAGTGTGACTTAGTGGCTGAGCTAGAATACCTTGCGCGCCGAACAGTGCTTGAGTCTTTTGCTAGACTTAAACTGCCGGGCAAGATATTTCTTAATATCAGCCCTGATATCTTATTACAAAAATACTCAAAATCAGGCGAAACACTTAAATACATAGAGGCGCTTGGCCTACAGCCTAATCAAGTGATTATTGAGCTAACAGAAAACGCACAAACACTGGATTACCAGCTCATGCGCGATGCAACCCATCACTATCGAAACATGGGGTTTGAAATCGCCATCGATGACCTAGGTGAAGGCTTTTCTGGGCTACGCCTATGGTCAGAGATTCGCCCTGACTACGTAAAAATCGACAAACATTTCACACAAAATATTCATCTAGACCCAGTGAAACAGCAATTTGCACGCTCGATTCAAGAGATTGCTGCAAAATCAGGTGCCAAAGTGATTGCTGAAGGAATAGAAACCCATGAGCAACTGATGGCAATTAGAGACTTAGGCATCGCTTACAGCCAAGGCTATCATATTGCAAGACCACATGCAGAACCTTTACATGAGGCGTCATCAGACGTCACCCATCAACTTGTTAGATTTGAAGTAGAGCGTGAGAATCTATTGCAAAATAGAGCCACTGTCGAAAAGTTACTTAAACACGTATTGCCTGTCGGCCCTACATATCATAACGAAGATGTGTTTAAAATGTTCGATGAAAATACAGAGCTCTACTCCATCCCAGTAGTGCTAGATGGCAAACCTGTTGGGCTGATTAATCGCTCTGTCATGATTAACGATTATGCTCGCCCTTTTCGCCGGGAGCTTTACGGCCAGCGCCCATGTGAAATGATGATGGATCAATCTGCCATCATTGTAGATAAAGACACCAGTCTCAAAGAGCTTAGCAATCTGATATTACAAAGTAAGCCACATCATCTTTCTGCTGGGTTCATCATTACCGAAAATGCACAGTACATCGGCATGGCAAGTGGACATGACTTACTAAGGCTGATTACCAAGATGCAGATTGATACTGCACGATACGCCAACCCACTGACTTTACTGCCTGGCAATGTGCCAATTAGTGAGCAAATCGATAGTCTGCTGCAATCAGGTACACAATTTGTTGCATGCTACTGCGACTTGGATCACTTCAAACCGTTTAATGATGTATATGGCTATAAAAAAGGCGATGAAGTCATCCAAAAAACAGGGCAACTACTTTCAGAGGCTTGTGGCCCATATGATTTTGTTGGGCATATTGGTGGTGACGACTTCATCGTGCTTTTCCAAAGTAGAAACTGGGAAAATCGCTGCAATACATTGCTATCCCTTATTGCAAATACGTTCCCATCGTTTTACTCGACGCATGATCAACTCAATGGTGGCATTACCACGCAAGACCGTCAGGGGGAACAACGCTTTCACCCGTTCATTAGCCTCTCTATTGGCGCATTAATTGTTGACTCAACGCTTTACCACTCGCACCACGAGGTATCCACCGCTTGTGTTAATGCAAAAAAACAGGCCAAGGCGATTGCAGGTAATAGCCTTTTTATAGAGCGCCGCAGCCCTCATGAGTCTATCGTCGAAAAAGCGGCATAA